In Eupeodes corollae chromosome 3, idEupCoro1.1, whole genome shotgun sequence, a single genomic region encodes these proteins:
- the LOC129952735 gene encoding carboxylic ester hydrolase isoform X1, translating to MILSRQFNYYILQETKRLLYNKASAKMVTHNKVKIKQGTVVGGEALLTNGAKYYYFKGIPYAVPPLGKLRFQAPVALESFAQPEIDCTKEGDVCSQKDPLSGEQCGSENCLFLNVYTPRRKEDDTSEKLPVMVFIHGGGYMFGYGDSNLYKPLYLMQEGVVVVTLNYRLGAFGFLSLPEANIHGNAGLKDQHLALQWVSDNISHFGGDPNNVTLFGESAGASSVHFHFLSEKSRKLFHKAILQSGTANMPWAMKKYLTNKSMLLSKAMGFHSNDQIENAKFLRNYQNLGDFWKHMFSVMSPEDRRRELPIPFGPIVEKDSPEALVTKEPLESISEENSIDIPLMMGYNSGEGLLMLSNCVKKLENFERDLSRLIPRNINLQPNDPQNEELAKKMRDFYMDGAKIEEGTLDTFQNLLSDFNFVIDAYVAAEMHSRHQHKSPLYFYRFDYTGDLGFYKRLFQFDHLKGACHGDELFYIFQSAMADEPWADRDKKMVKTMCKLWANFAKYGNPTPDGKTDLIDCTWEPVKKIKNNESFVLNAFVIDEKQQMAQNPDEERIEFWRSVYRKYNSPSTLGLSKL from the exons atgattttatctcgtcaatttaattattatattctaCAAGAAACTAAACGATTACTTTATAATAAG GCTTCTGCAAAAATGGTTACCCACAACAAAGTCAAGATCAAGCAGGGGACGGTCGTGGGTGGTGAGGCTTTGCTTACCAATGGCGCGAAATATTACTACTTCAAGGGAATACCATATGCAGTTCCTCCATTGGGAAAGTTAAGGTTTCAAGCACCAGTTGCATTGGAAAGCTTCGCCCAGCCCGAAATCGACTGCACTAAGGAGGGTGACGTTTGTTCTCAGAAGGATCCACTCTCTGGAGAACAATGTGGATCAGAGAACTGCCTTTTCCTCAATGTCTACACACCAAGGAGAAAAGAAGATGACACAAGTGAGAAGCTTCCAGTGATGGTGTTCATTCATGGCGGAGGCTACATGTTCGGATATGGAGATAGCAATTT ataTAAACCACTTTATTTAATGCAGGAAGGTGTGGTTGTTGTCACCCTGAACTACCGTCTTGGAGCGTTTGGTTTTCTATCTCTTCCAGAAGCTAATATTCATGGAAATGCCGGTTTGAAAGACCAGCATCTGGCTTTGCAGTGGGTTAGTGACAACATAAGCCACTTCGGTGGAGATCCTAATAATGTGACGTTGTTTGGTGAGAGTGCGGGTGCTTCGAGTGTACATTTTCACTTTCTCTCAGAAAAATCAAGGAAACTCTTCCACAAAGCCATTCTACAAAGCGGAACAGCCAATATGCCATGGGCCATGAAGAAGTATTTAACTAACAAATCTATGCTTTTGTCTAAGGCAATGGGTTTTCATTCGAATGACCAGATAGAAAATGCAAAGTTTTTGAGGAATTATCAAAATTTGGGTGACTTCTGGAAGCATATGTTTTCAGTTATGTCACCGGAGGATCGTCGTCGAGAACTTCCCATACCATTTGGACCAATTGTCGAAAAGGATAGTCCTGAGGCATTGGTGACTAAAGAACCTCTGGAGTCAATAAGTGAAGAGAATTCAATTGACATCCCTCTGATGATGGGTTACAATTCGGGTGAAGGATTACTCATGCTTTCAAATTGTGTAAAGAAGTTGGAGAACTTCGAACGGGATTTGTCTCGCTTAATACCGAGAAATATAAATCTCCAACCGAATGACCCCCAAAACGAGGAGTTAGCAAAGAAGATGCGTGATTTTTATATGGATGGAGcaaaaatagaagaaggaaCCTTGGATACATTTCAAAATCTACTAagcgattttaattttgtcattgaTGCATATGTTGCAGCAGAGATGCATTCCAGACATCAGCACAAGTCACCGTTGTATTTTTATCGATTCGACTACACTGGTGACCTGGGATTCTATAAGAGACTTTTTCAGTTTGATCATCTAAAGGGTGCGTGTCATGGTGatgaattgttttatatttttcaatcggCAATGGCCGATGAGCCTTGGGCAGACAGAGATAAGAAAATGGTTAAAACCATGTGTAAATTGTGGGCTAACTTTGCGAAATATGGAAACCCAACACCGGATGGGAAGACAGATCTAATCGATTGTACTTGGGAGCCAGTGAAGAAGATAAAGAATAATGagagttttgttttgaatgcaTTTGTTATAGACGAGAAGCAACAGATGGCGCAGAACCCTGATGAGGAGCGAATTGAGTTTTGGAGAAGTGTATATAGAAAATATAACAGTCCGTCAACGTTGGGACTATCAAAATTATGA
- the LOC129952735 gene encoding juvenile hormone esterase isoform X2 produces the protein MVTHNKVKIKQGTVVGGEALLTNGAKYYYFKGIPYAVPPLGKLRFQAPVALESFAQPEIDCTKEGDVCSQKDPLSGEQCGSENCLFLNVYTPRRKEDDTSEKLPVMVFIHGGGYMFGYGDSNLYKPLYLMQEGVVVVTLNYRLGAFGFLSLPEANIHGNAGLKDQHLALQWVSDNISHFGGDPNNVTLFGESAGASSVHFHFLSEKSRKLFHKAILQSGTANMPWAMKKYLTNKSMLLSKAMGFHSNDQIENAKFLRNYQNLGDFWKHMFSVMSPEDRRRELPIPFGPIVEKDSPEALVTKEPLESISEENSIDIPLMMGYNSGEGLLMLSNCVKKLENFERDLSRLIPRNINLQPNDPQNEELAKKMRDFYMDGAKIEEGTLDTFQNLLSDFNFVIDAYVAAEMHSRHQHKSPLYFYRFDYTGDLGFYKRLFQFDHLKGACHGDELFYIFQSAMADEPWADRDKKMVKTMCKLWANFAKYGNPTPDGKTDLIDCTWEPVKKIKNNESFVLNAFVIDEKQQMAQNPDEERIEFWRSVYRKYNSPSTLGLSKL, from the exons ATGGTTACCCACAACAAAGTCAAGATCAAGCAGGGGACGGTCGTGGGTGGTGAGGCTTTGCTTACCAATGGCGCGAAATATTACTACTTCAAGGGAATACCATATGCAGTTCCTCCATTGGGAAAGTTAAGGTTTCAAGCACCAGTTGCATTGGAAAGCTTCGCCCAGCCCGAAATCGACTGCACTAAGGAGGGTGACGTTTGTTCTCAGAAGGATCCACTCTCTGGAGAACAATGTGGATCAGAGAACTGCCTTTTCCTCAATGTCTACACACCAAGGAGAAAAGAAGATGACACAAGTGAGAAGCTTCCAGTGATGGTGTTCATTCATGGCGGAGGCTACATGTTCGGATATGGAGATAGCAATTT ataTAAACCACTTTATTTAATGCAGGAAGGTGTGGTTGTTGTCACCCTGAACTACCGTCTTGGAGCGTTTGGTTTTCTATCTCTTCCAGAAGCTAATATTCATGGAAATGCCGGTTTGAAAGACCAGCATCTGGCTTTGCAGTGGGTTAGTGACAACATAAGCCACTTCGGTGGAGATCCTAATAATGTGACGTTGTTTGGTGAGAGTGCGGGTGCTTCGAGTGTACATTTTCACTTTCTCTCAGAAAAATCAAGGAAACTCTTCCACAAAGCCATTCTACAAAGCGGAACAGCCAATATGCCATGGGCCATGAAGAAGTATTTAACTAACAAATCTATGCTTTTGTCTAAGGCAATGGGTTTTCATTCGAATGACCAGATAGAAAATGCAAAGTTTTTGAGGAATTATCAAAATTTGGGTGACTTCTGGAAGCATATGTTTTCAGTTATGTCACCGGAGGATCGTCGTCGAGAACTTCCCATACCATTTGGACCAATTGTCGAAAAGGATAGTCCTGAGGCATTGGTGACTAAAGAACCTCTGGAGTCAATAAGTGAAGAGAATTCAATTGACATCCCTCTGATGATGGGTTACAATTCGGGTGAAGGATTACTCATGCTTTCAAATTGTGTAAAGAAGTTGGAGAACTTCGAACGGGATTTGTCTCGCTTAATACCGAGAAATATAAATCTCCAACCGAATGACCCCCAAAACGAGGAGTTAGCAAAGAAGATGCGTGATTTTTATATGGATGGAGcaaaaatagaagaaggaaCCTTGGATACATTTCAAAATCTACTAagcgattttaattttgtcattgaTGCATATGTTGCAGCAGAGATGCATTCCAGACATCAGCACAAGTCACCGTTGTATTTTTATCGATTCGACTACACTGGTGACCTGGGATTCTATAAGAGACTTTTTCAGTTTGATCATCTAAAGGGTGCGTGTCATGGTGatgaattgttttatatttttcaatcggCAATGGCCGATGAGCCTTGGGCAGACAGAGATAAGAAAATGGTTAAAACCATGTGTAAATTGTGGGCTAACTTTGCGAAATATGGAAACCCAACACCGGATGGGAAGACAGATCTAATCGATTGTACTTGGGAGCCAGTGAAGAAGATAAAGAATAATGagagttttgttttgaatgcaTTTGTTATAGACGAGAAGCAACAGATGGCGCAGAACCCTGATGAGGAGCGAATTGAGTTTTGGAGAAGTGTATATAGAAAATATAACAGTCCGTCAACGTTGGGACTATCAAAATTATGA